GTGTCCGAAACCTGGATGGTAGGCGGGACCACCGTGCGGCAAACGTCGCGGACAATCGGACACCGGCTAGCGAAGGGGCATCCGAGCTCGGGCGGGGCATCAGGGATTTCATCCCGGACACCTTGCGCCTTGGCCCCATGGTCGTCGCCGAGTTCGATCACCGAGTCGAGCAGGAGCCGCGTGTATGGATGGGACGTGTCAGAGAAGATCTCTTCCACCGTGCCGTCCTCGACGATGCGTCCGAGGTACAGGACCACTACGCGGTCCGCTACTGACCGGACGACGGCGAGGTCATGGGTGATGAAAAGGAAGCCGATGTCCTTGTCCCGGCTCAGGGTGTCCATCAGGCGCAGGATGGAAGATTGCACCGAGACATCAAGCGCTGACACAACTTCGTCCGCCAGCACGAGAGACGGGCCGGCGGCAATGGCCCGGGCGATGCCAACCCGCTGGCGTTGACCACCCGAGAGCTGGCCGGGCAATCGTTGAGCGAAACTGGCCGGGAGTTCCACCTCTTCCAGCGCTCTCTCCACGGTGGCTCCTTTGACGCCGAAAAGCGTCAAGGGCCGCGCGATAGCCGTCCGGACCGAGTGCCTCGGATTTAGCGAAGTATCGGCGTTCTGGAAGATCAACTGCACGGCTTGGCGGAGACTCTTGGGGCGGCTGGAGACGGTCCGGGCCAGATTGCCGCTACCCTCCCGGTGGTTTGCAGACTCGCCACCGGCCCAGGTGAGGGACATCTGTCCCCCTTCGCTCTTTTGCAAGCCCGCAATAGCGTTGGCGATAGTGGACTTTCCGGAACCGGACTCTCCCACAAGCGCCACAATCTCGCCGGCGTTGACCTCAAAGCTGACATCCTGCACCGTGGGACCCGTCCCTGGAACCGGCTTCTTGCGGTAGTCGATTGTCAGGTCCCGGACGGTCAGCACGGGCTTGGCCTCCCGGGGCCGAGTACGGATGTACAATTCCACGGCGCCTTCCCGAACGGCCCCGGCGTCGATGACTGCCTGATCCATTCCAGGAGGGATGCCCGGGGTGTCGATGCGCGGCACGCTATCTATGAGGCCGCGTGTGTATGCATGTTGCGGCTGTGCAAGGACGCTTCGGGTCAAGCCAGACTCCACCACCGCGCCTTTGCGGAGCAGGGCGATGTCCGTGCACATCTTGTCAATGACGCCCAAGTCATGGCTGACCATCACCATGGACATGCCCAGCGTCTGCTGCAGCTCCGTCAGAAGGTCAAGGATGGCAGTCTGCGTGACCACGTCCAGCCCAGTAGTCGGTTCGTCGAGGACGAGAAGGGACGGGTTGGCGGCGAGCGCCATCGCAATGCCGATGCGCTGTTGTTGCCCGCCGGAAAACTGATGCGGGTACCGATCGAGCGCTGGTCCCGGGTTGGGAAGCCTGACCAAACGGAGCAATTCCTCGGCCCGGGCGCGCTGGGCGGCCTTGTTTCCCTTGAGGTGGTGAAGGACTTCGGCGATCTGCTCTCCGATCTTCATGGTGGGAGTCAGCGCGTTTCCGGCATTCTGCGGGACCATCGCAACCTCAGCCATGCGAAGGCGGCGCAGCTCCCGCGGGGCGAGCGCGAAGACGTCCTGGCCCGCCACGTGCACCGATCCGTTGGACACGAACGACGTGCTCCGCAGGGAGCCCAGCAGGGCACTGGCCAGCGTGGACTTCCCGGAACCCGACTCCCCCACCAGACCCAGAACGTGGCCGCGCCGCAACTGCAGGGTCACGTCCTTGAGGACGTCCACCTGGCGCTTTCCCGAGAGGTAGGAAACGCTGAGGTTCTGGATCCGGACAATGTCCGTTCCGTTGAGCATTGTTGCTTCATACGTGGTGTCGGCTGCATCTATCGTCACTAGCCCAGCACCTCCTTCATTCGGTCGATGCCGAAGCTCTTCGCAAGCCCATCGGCCGCAAGGTTGAGTCCAACAATCAAGGACGCCAGCGCCGCGATGGGCGATAACGTGGCCAATGGCACCACAGCCATCAAGTTCCGGTTCTCGGCAACCATGAGGCCCCAATCCGGCGTCGGTGGGCTGGCGCCGAAGCCCAGGAAGGACAGCGAGCTGATAAGCAGCACAACCCAAGAGGCCCGCATGGCGAATTCCACCAGGATGATGTCCAGGACATTGGGGAAGACTTCCCGGACGAGGATGGAGAACATCCCCTCGCCCCTGGCCTTGGCTGCGGTGATGAAGTCCTTGGGCATCACATCCATTGCCGCGGCCCGGACAATACGGGTCACCCCGCCGGTGTAAACCACCACAACGGCCAAAATGATGACCCAAGGACCGGTACCGAAGATGGTCACCACCACCAACATGGACAGGATCGCCGGTACCGCCAGCACCGAGTCCAAAACCCTGGTGATGATGTCATCCACAATGCCGCCACGGTACGCTGCGATGCCCGCGATGACGGATCCCAGCAAAACCGTCAGCGCGGTGGCAGTGAAACTGATGGCCAATGCGTACTGGCCACCAAACAGGGTTCGCGTCAGGGTATCGCGGCCGAGGGCATCCGTGCCCAGCAAATGAGCCCCGGAGCTCTCTTGCAGTGCGCTCATCGCGTCCGTGGCGATCGGATCGTAGGAGGTCAACACCGGGGCCAGGACCGCCACGACGATGTTCACTATCACCAGCGCAAAACCGAAAGTGGCTGCCCGGGACTTCAGGATGGACCGGACGGTCCGTGCAAAGCTGCTCGGGGACTTGGGGGCCGCGCCTTTGGGCGCCGGGGCCGTCGTCGTCATTGCGCTCATTTGCTGCTCCGTGTCATTTGCTGCACCGTGTCATTTGCTGCTCCTCGGGTATCGCAGCCGTGGATTCAGCAGGAACGCTGCAAAGTCCGCCAGCAGGTTACACACCACATATGTCAACGCGCTCATCACCGTGATCAGCAAGATGGTGGGAAGGTCACGTGTCTGGACAGACCTGATCATCAGGGTGCCGATTCCCGGATAGTTGAAAATGCTTTCCACAACCACCACACCGCCGACGAGCCAAGCTATGTTCATGGCGATCACATTCAAGGTGGGCAGCATGGCGCTGGGCAGGAGGTGTTTGAAGACTACCCGGGAAGTCGAGTTGCCCTTCAGGATGGCTGTCCGGACAAACTCGCTCTCCATCACGTCAATCACCGACGTGCGCATCATCCGGATGATGTAGGCCGCCAGAACGCAGATCAGGGCCGCGGCTGGTAGCCAAACAGAGGGTAGAAGATCCGCGAGGGAAGCGTTCTGCCCCGCAATCACCACTGCCGGGAAAATCGGGATGTAGATGGAGAAGAGGAGCACCAGCACGGTGGCGACCACAAACTCCGGAACGCTCATTCCCACAAGCGCCAGCGTGGAAATCGAGATGTCCGGCCACCGGTCGCGGGTCAGGCCGGCAACAAGGCCCAATACAAGGGAGAGCAGGATGCCGATCACGATGGTGATGCCGGCCAGGAGGGACGTGTTCACCAAGGCGGAACCCACCTCCCTCGCGACGCTGCCGCCGCCGACGAGGGAGTTCCCAAAGTCGCCGTGCAATGCACTGCCGAGCCAAGTAAAGAAACGTGAGACAGGCGGCTCATCCAGCCCGAGTTGTTGCCGCATAGTGGCCACGGCTGACGGCGTGGCGTTCTGACCCAGCAACTGGGTGGCCGCATCTCCCGGCAGAGACTGGATGGCACTGAAGACCAGCACCGTAGCCAGCAGCACCGTGAAGACGGACCAGCCCAATCGCTTGGCGAAAAACGTGAGCACTATGCACGCAGCCCGATGTTGATGTAGTCGAATTCGAAGCCGTGCTCGCTGTAATTGACTACCTGCTTGCTCAGCCCCGTGATCCGGTCGGAGAAGAAGGGAGTGAGGGATCCGCCGTCGTCGATCAGGATCTTCTGGGCGTCCTGGTAGAGCGTCTTCCGCTTTGCCGCGTCCACGGTGGCGCGGGCCGCATCCAAAGTCTGGTCAAACGTGGCATTCGAGTACGCCGTCTCGTTGTACGAGGATCCGGTGCGGAAGATCTGGTTCAGCAACTGGTCGATGGGGCGGCCCGTGTACCAGTAAGTGGTCATCAACGGCTTCTTCATCCAGACGTCGGTGAAGTAGGAATCCGCAGGAGAGTTGGTCACGGCCAAGTTAATGTTGGCGGCCTTCATTGAACTCTGCAGGGCCAACGCGAGCGGCGACAGCACCGGGTCGTAGCTGGAGGTGTAGATGGGCACATCGAAATGGTCAAAGCCCTTTGCCTTCAGCAGGGCCTTCGACTTATCCGGGTCGTAGCCCAGGCCATAGTCCAGGTAGTAGGCCTCGGACGGCGGCACGGGGTTGTTGTGCGCGACAGTTCCGTTGCCCTGCACCGCCAGTTTGAACACCTCGTCCGGGTTGTACGCATGAGCGAATGCGCGGCGGATATCCGGGTCTTTGAATTCCGGGCTGGTGTTGAGCATGGGTACCGGATACCACTGGGCGTTCTTCACACTGGAGACCGTTGCGACCGAAGAGGCCGAAACTGTCTTTGCCGTGGCGAAATCGAGGTTGGTCTGGGCCACGAGGTCGACTTGCCCTGCCAGCAAGGCGTTCACCCGGGCCTGGGTGTCGGCGATGGAGGAGAACTCGATCCCATCCAATGCCGGTTTGTCGCCGAAGTAGTTGGGATTACGCACGATGGAACCAGGCCCTGCTGCCGTGAAACTCTTCAGTTTGAACGGACCAGTGCCGATGCCGCTGGCACCGATGGTGGCCGCGGAACCGGCCGGAATGATGTAGCAGTTGTACCCGGTCAGCAAACTGGCGAATTCGGCGTTCGGAGACTTCAGGGCAAATACCACGGTGGTGGCATCCGGTGCCTTGATCGAGTTGCCATCGACAAAGGGGGAAAGCACACCGGCCTGCGGAGACTTGGTGGCCGGATCAAGGATGTGCTGAATCGAGAAAATAACGTCCTGGGCGGTGAACGGCTTGCCGTCGTGCCAAGTCACACCCTTTCGCAGGACGAAAGTCCAGCTCATCGCGTCTGCGGACAGTGTCCACGACTCGGCCAGGTCCGGAATGAGCTCACCCTTGGCCGAAAGCTTGACCAAGCGGTTGTACAGGGCGCCCAGGTACTCATAAGCGGACAAGGAACTGGCAGGGTCCAAGGTTTCGGCCTTCGACGCCGGCGGCCGGGCGATGCGCAACGTCCCGCCCTGGCGGGCAGCGCCGCTCGCGGCTCCCGTGGTCGACGACGACGGGCTGACCCCGCAGGCTGCGAGGACCGCGGGGGCCAGCAACAGGGCTGAACCGGCGAGAAGGGTGCGCCGGGACAGCCACCCTGTTGGTGCTTCGATCCGTGAATCCATGGTGCCGAATCCTTATCTTTATTTCTTCCGCGAACGATCTAATTCATGTACTGTACGAATAAATCGTCTGAGAGAGCAATAGTTCTCCGAATAATTTAACCGCCCTGAAACAAAGGGCCGTTTCGCCGGAAAGGCCCCGATTGTGACCGGATGGTACCGAAGACCAGATGTGCTGATGGTGCTGTCTTCCGCGCCCACATACGTGGCGACCCGCGAGGCCCTGAAAGTTATAGACCCGCAGGACCTGACGCCGCTACGCTACTTGGGTGCCGCCGTCGCGCTCGGCGTGGCCTTGCTCGTCCGGCGGCAGCGACTTACGCTGCGGGGCCGCGACATTCCGAGGATGCTGGTAGCGGGACTGCTAGGGTATGCAGGCTTCGGCCTACTCCTGAACCTGGGGCAGACGACCGTTCCAGCCGGAACAACAAGTCTCCTACTAAACATCTCGCCCGTTTTCGCGTTCATCCTCGGCCATCTCATGTTGCGGGAGAGAACGTCCAGCCTGGGCTACTGGGGCATGCTCCTTGCTGTGGCAGGGGTCGTCGTCATTACGCTGGGCGATTCCGTGGCTGTCGGCTTCAACGGCGACGCCTTGTACATCGTGGCGGCAGCTCTTCTCTTGTCAGCATTCCTCATCGTCCAACAGCCTCTGTTGGCACGCGTCCCTCCGCTCGAAGTGGTCTTCTGGGGATCCCTTATCGGCGCAGCGGCCACGCTGCCGACCGCCCGATTCGCAGTGGCGCCAGCGGAGTTCACGTGGACCGTTTGGTTGGCGCTGGTCGTGCTCGTGGTGGTCTGCACGGTGGTGGCTTACGGTTTCTGGAATGTCTCGCTGTCACGGACCAGCGTGGCAGAGGGCGGTTCGCTCCTGTACGTTGTGCCAGTGCTGTCCCTACTGCTCGGGTGGATTTTGCTGGGCGAAGTCCCCAGTATCGCCTCTCTCCTCGGCGGCACGGCCGCCTTGGCAGGCGTGATCTTGCTCTCGCGGGCAACCGCATCAATCGCACCCCAGAAAGAACTGGAGCCCGCACCATGACCGTCCCCCACTTCGAGGAGGAACACGTCGAAATTCCCCTCTCTGCGGACGCGTCCGCCAAGCTCGCCGACATCGCCGCCTCCGTCACAGCGGACGTGGGCGCATTGCTGACAACCATCTCCCTCTGGCGCCCTGAGACCGAGGACCTGGTCCGGGTGTTTACGACCATGCCAGAGCTCTACCGGGTAGGTGGGATCTCAAGCGAACTGGGTGAAGACTGGCTCCAACACTGCGTCGTACACCAGGAATCATTCCTCGCTTCGGAGCAGGGAGCGATCGACTCGGATGCTTTCGAGCACCAGGATGTCCTTGGCGCCCTCAATCTCGGCGCAGCTATCAACGCGGTGATTGTCCACAACGGCCGATTCCTCGGCTGCCTCAATCTGCTGGACGTCGCGGGCGCGTACTCGGAGCCATCCGTGCGACGCGCCGAGGCTTACGCCGCGCAGCTCACGGAGGTCATACGCGCTCTCTGAAGTTCACCTGGAATCCACGGCTCCGCACCGGCCCAGTGCCCTTTTGGGACTCGGCCGGCGGGGAGCCACCGACGCTTGCGGGGACGCGCTTAGCTTGGACGGGTGTGCCCAGCGCGGCGCAGGATCATGTCTTCCAGGAGCGAAACGAGCGAGTAGAGAATGATGGACGCCAGGGTGATGACCACGACGGCGGCCCACACCTCATTGTTCTTGGCCCGGGAGACGGCGGAGATAATGGCGTAGCCGATCCCCTTGCCGGTCGCGAGCCATTCGGCCAGGAGCGCCCCCGTGATGGCTCCCGGAATCGAGACGCGCAAGGCCGTGAAGAATGCGGGCAACGAGGACGGAAGAGCTACTTTCAGCAGGGAGGTCCAGCGTGAGCCCCCGTACACCTCAATCACCTCGAGCATGCCCGGCGAAGCTGATCGCAGCCCGAACACCACGGTCACGAGCGCCGGAAACAGCACCACGAGGCCGCCGATTGCCGCCACCGCCGGTTCCTGCCGCCCGAAAATCAGGATGATGATGGGCGCGAGGGCCACGAGTGGAACGGAACGCAGCAGCATGGCGATGGGCATGAGTGCATGCTCTACGCCGCGGAAGACGACGAACAGGGCCGCGATCGCCACGGCGCCCGCGATGCCCGCAGCGAAGCCCATGGAGGCGTCGATGAGCGTCTGGCCGAGGTTTAGGAAGATGGAGGTCCTGTTAGCCTCCGAGGCCGGAACGGTGAACAGGAAATTGAACACATCGACTGGTCCCTTGCCGACGAACGGCGAGATATGGAAAAGCTGCAGTAGCCCCATCCACAGCAGCAGGACGACTCCCAGCGACACCACCAAGCCAATCAGCCCCCGTCCCAGGCCTCTAAGCAGTGATCCAGTCATTGAGAGCCGCCCTTCCGTCCGGCGGTGCTTGAGGCTGACCACGGCACCAGCAACCTCGTCAGCACACCGAAAGCCGCGTAGCCGAGACCGGCGAGCAATCCGGCCATCAACGCAACTCCCCAGGCGCGGGCAATCTGCAGGTTCTGCTGCGCGTTGACCATCGCGGGGCCGATGCCCTGGTCCACACCACCTACATATTCGCCCAGGACAGCGCCCAGCACGGCGGCTGGAACGGCGATCTTGAGGGCGGTCAGAATCCCCGGGAGTGCAGACATGAGCTGGACCTTGAGCAGTTGTTTGATCCGTCCACCACCGTAGACGGCGATGAGGTCGAGGCTGGACTCGTCCGCGCTCTTTAGCGCCGCTACTGCTCCCACCACGGTGGTGAAGAAGACCGAGATACCGGCCAGCAGCACCGCGGTCCCCGATGATTCGCCGTGCCCGGGCGAGCCGATAACGATGAAGGCTAGCGGGCCGATGGCGACGATCGGCAGGCAGTAGCTGATCACCGCCAGCTGGATGACCAGCCGTTCCAGCGCCGGGACCACCAAGACAGTTGCGGCGAGCAATAACGCGGCGAGATTTCCCCAGAAGTATCCGATGGCGGCTTCTGTTTCGGTGACGCTCACATTGGGCCAATAGAAGCTGACACCATCGGTGACGAGCTGGCGGACGACGTCGAACGGCGTCGGAATGGCTCCACCCCCGCCGCCGGCGGAGGCCCCGACGCCCGCCAGTACCGTTACCGCAGCGATCCACCACAAGGCGATCGCGCCAAAGACTCCGGCAAGGCCGATGCCCCACGGCGGGAGGCCGCCAAGGCGGGCTCGGAGACCTG
This genomic interval from Arthrobacter sp. FW306-2-2C-D06B contains the following:
- a CDS encoding ABC transporter permease, whose protein sequence is MLTFFAKRLGWSVFTVLLATVLVFSAIQSLPGDAATQLLGQNATPSAVATMRQQLGLDEPPVSRFFTWLGSALHGDFGNSLVGGGSVAREVGSALVNTSLLAGITIVIGILLSLVLGLVAGLTRDRWPDISISTLALVGMSVPEFVVATVLVLLFSIYIPIFPAVVIAGQNASLADLLPSVWLPAAALICVLAAYIIRMMRTSVIDVMESEFVRTAILKGNSTSRVVFKHLLPSAMLPTLNVIAMNIAWLVGGVVVVESIFNYPGIGTLMIRSVQTRDLPTILLITVMSALTYVVCNLLADFAAFLLNPRLRYPRSSK
- a CDS encoding ABC transporter permease, yielding MTEMTTGAGLRARLGGLPPWGIGLAGVFGAIALWWIAAVTVLAGVGASAGGGGGAIPTPFDVVRQLVTDGVSFYWPNVSVTETEAAIGYFWGNLAALLLAATVLVVPALERLVIQLAVISYCLPIVAIGPLAFIVIGSPGHGESSGTAVLLAGISVFFTTVVGAVAALKSADESSLDLIAVYGGGRIKQLLKVQLMSALPGILTALKIAVPAAVLGAVLGEYVGGVDQGIGPAMVNAQQNLQIARAWGVALMAGLLAGLGYAAFGVLTRLLVPWSASSTAGRKGGSQ
- a CDS encoding ABC transporter permease — encoded protein: MSAMTTTAPAPKGAAPKSPSSFARTVRSILKSRAATFGFALVIVNIVVAVLAPVLTSYDPIATDAMSALQESSGAHLLGTDALGRDTLTRTLFGGQYALAISFTATALTVLLGSVIAGIAAYRGGIVDDIITRVLDSVLAVPAILSMLVVVTIFGTGPWVIILAVVVVYTGGVTRIVRAAAMDVMPKDFITAAKARGEGMFSILVREVFPNVLDIILVEFAMRASWVVLLISSLSFLGFGASPPTPDWGLMVAENRNLMAVVPLATLSPIAALASLIVGLNLAADGLAKSFGIDRMKEVLG
- a CDS encoding ABC transporter permease, which gives rise to MTGSLLRGLGRGLIGLVVSLGVVLLLWMGLLQLFHISPFVGKGPVDVFNFLFTVPASEANRTSIFLNLGQTLIDASMGFAAGIAGAVAIAALFVVFRGVEHALMPIAMLLRSVPLVALAPIIILIFGRQEPAVAAIGGLVVLFPALVTVVFGLRSASPGMLEVIEVYGGSRWTSLLKVALPSSLPAFFTALRVSIPGAITGALLAEWLATGKGIGYAIISAVSRAKNNEVWAAVVVITLASIILYSLVSLLEDMILRRAGHTRPS
- a CDS encoding DMT family transporter, with translation MVLSSAPTYVATREALKVIDPQDLTPLRYLGAAVALGVALLVRRQRLTLRGRDIPRMLVAGLLGYAGFGLLLNLGQTTVPAGTTSLLLNISPVFAFILGHLMLRERTSSLGYWGMLLAVAGVVVITLGDSVAVGFNGDALYIVAAALLLSAFLIVQQPLLARVPPLEVVFWGSLIGAAATLPTARFAVAPAEFTWTVWLALVVLVVVCTVVAYGFWNVSLSRTSVAEGGSLLYVVPVLSLLLGWILLGEVPSIASLLGGTAALAGVILLSRATASIAPQKELEPAP
- a CDS encoding ABC transporter ATP-binding protein, which codes for MTIDAADTTYEATMLNGTDIVRIQNLSVSYLSGKRQVDVLKDVTLQLRRGHVLGLVGESGSGKSTLASALLGSLRSTSFVSNGSVHVAGQDVFALAPRELRRLRMAEVAMVPQNAGNALTPTMKIGEQIAEVLHHLKGNKAAQRARAEELLRLVRLPNPGPALDRYPHQFSGGQQQRIGIAMALAANPSLLVLDEPTTGLDVVTQTAILDLLTELQQTLGMSMVMVSHDLGVIDKMCTDIALLRKGAVVESGLTRSVLAQPQHAYTRGLIDSVPRIDTPGIPPGMDQAVIDAGAVREGAVELYIRTRPREAKPVLTVRDLTIDYRKKPVPGTGPTVQDVSFEVNAGEIVALVGESGSGKSTIANAIAGLQKSEGGQMSLTWAGGESANHREGSGNLARTVSSRPKSLRQAVQLIFQNADTSLNPRHSVRTAIARPLTLFGVKGATVERALEEVELPASFAQRLPGQLSGGQRQRVGIARAIAAGPSLVLADEVVSALDVSVQSSILRLMDTLSRDKDIGFLFITHDLAVVRSVADRVVVLYLGRIVEDGTVEEIFSDTSHPYTRLLLDSVIELGDDHGAKAQGVRDEIPDAPPELGCPFASRCPIVRDVCRTVVPPTIQVSDTHRIKCHADVAELRPAPAAP
- a CDS encoding ABC transporter substrate-binding protein, producing the protein MDSRIEAPTGWLSRRTLLAGSALLLAPAVLAACGVSPSSSTTGAASGAARQGGTLRIARPPASKAETLDPASSLSAYEYLGALYNRLVKLSAKGELIPDLAESWTLSADAMSWTFVLRKGVTWHDGKPFTAQDVIFSIQHILDPATKSPQAGVLSPFVDGNSIKAPDATTVVFALKSPNAEFASLLTGYNCYIIPAGSAATIGASGIGTGPFKLKSFTAAGPGSIVRNPNYFGDKPALDGIEFSSIADTQARVNALLAGQVDLVAQTNLDFATAKTVSASSVATVSSVKNAQWYPVPMLNTSPEFKDPDIRRAFAHAYNPDEVFKLAVQGNGTVAHNNPVPPSEAYYLDYGLGYDPDKSKALLKAKGFDHFDVPIYTSSYDPVLSPLALALQSSMKAANINLAVTNSPADSYFTDVWMKKPLMTTYWYTGRPIDQLLNQIFRTGSSYNETAYSNATFDQTLDAARATVDAAKRKTLYQDAQKILIDDGGSLTPFFSDRITGLSKQVVNYSEHGFEFDYINIGLRA